Proteins from one Panicum virgatum strain AP13 chromosome 7K, P.virgatum_v5, whole genome shotgun sequence genomic window:
- the LOC120640777 gene encoding uncharacterized protein At2g33490-like produces MKSPLRRFRGFGHHHRERKDHAPPPAKLDELVHAAQEMDEMRNCYDSLLSAAAATTNSVYEFAEAMEEMGTCLLEKAALNYDDDESGRVLMMLGKAQFELQKFVDSYRTNIINTITNPSESLLKELQVVEEMKDQCDQKRVEYESMRAAYKDKGRSRYSKSESFSTEQLQASFLEYQEEAALFIFRLRSLKQGQFLSILTQAARHHAAQISFFRRGLKHLEALEPYVKAVAEKQHIDYHFNGLDDDSDFDDYSSYQDNHSDGSELSFDYGINGRDKDLPSSTSPMDLDQPQPTSSPRPMKEPDQENAEEIKATFIAPHVKPDIVTQSAPIIAENVPDPSMRFRKMNLSKRIVHSYKLPTPADEMNPASVVTNTSPHSNLPASKSYVTGNLWHSSPLVKDFKPSSIYSRPVKMPPNNEGISAPLVYSYSTSDFKKMKRETRETFSGPIPSKTGSSNPLFSATDRRQSMNYPSHVLSTNSHGPGWQSSLPPKVTPRVTSLPVTTPKISELHELPRPPANVASIRPGLVGYSGPLVSRRQMPNAPTRVSPPSHKASPLPRPPAAMTRSYSIPSNSQRTPIITVNKLLESRHSRESSEVSSSPLTPISLADVSRRPTAEITVDNERTKESL; encoded by the exons ATGAAATCGCCATTGCGGAGGTTCCGGGGCTTCGGCCACCACCACAGGGAGCGGAAGGACCacgccccgccgcccgccaagctcgacgagctcgTCCACGCCGCCCAG GAAATGGATGAAATGAGGAACTGCTATGATAGCTTGCTTTcagctgcagctgcaacaaCAAATAGTGTATATG AGTTTGCAGAAGCCATGGAGGAAATGGGAACCTGCTTGCTTGAAAAAGCTGCATTGaattatgatgatgatgaaagtG GCAGAGTGCTGATGATGCTAGGGAAGGCCCAGTTTGAACTGCAGAAGTTTGTGGATAGCTAT CGTACAAATATTATAAATACAATCACAAACCCATCGGAGTCACTTCTGAAGGAACTACAAGTTGTAGAG GAAATGAAAGATCAATGTGATCAGAAAAG AGTGGAATATGAAAGTATGCGAGCAGCCTATAAAGATAAAGGGCGATCAAGATACTCCAAATCGGAATCATTCTCCACCGAACAACTGCAAGcatcatttcttgagtaccAAGAGGAGGCAGCATTGTTTATATTTCGTTTGAGGTCGCTAAAGCAAGGTCAATTTCTAAGCATTTTAACCCAGGCTGCTCGCCATCATGCTGCTCAG ATCAGTTTTTTCAGGAGAGGGCTGAAGCATCTAGAGGCTCTAGAACCTTATGTCAAAGCAGTTGCTGAGAAGCAGCATATTGACTACCACTTCAATGGACTGGATGATGACAGTGATTTTGACGATTACAGTTCTTACCAGGATAACCATAGTGACGGCAGTGAGTTAAGTTTTGACTACGGCATAAATGGTAGGGACAAAGACCTTCCCTCTTCCACAAGTCCAATGGAT TTGGATCAACCTCAACCAACGAGTTCCCCAAGACCTATGAAGGAACCTGATCAG GAAAATGCTGAAGAAATAAAGGCGACTTTCATTGCTCCTCATGTGAAGCCTGATATTGTTACCCAATCGGCACCCATCATCGCTGAGAATGTGCCTGATCCATCTATGAGGTTCCGGAAAATGAACCTGTCAAAAAGAATTGTTCATTCCTACAAACTCCCGACACCGGCCGATGAAATGAACCCTGCTTCAGTAGTCACCAACACATCACCTCATTCAAATCTACCTGCAAGTAAATCTTATGTGACAGGAAATTTGTGGCACTCCTCTCCACTGGTGAAAGATTTTAAGCCGAGTTCCATATACAGCAGACCTGTTAAGATGCCACCGAATAATGAGGGGATATCAGCACCACTAGTTTATTCCTACTCCACTTCAGATTTTAAGAAAATGAAGAGGGAAACCAGGGAAACCTTTTCTGGTCCAATTCCGAGCAAAACAGGATCGAGCAATCCCTTGTTTTCTGCAACTGATCGCAGACAGTCAATGAACTATCCTTCTCATGTGTTGTCAACAAACTCACATGGCCCAGGTTGGCAATCATCTTTGCCTCCAAAAGTTACTCCTCGGGTCACTTCACTCCCAGTAACAACACCCAAAATAAGTGAGCTGCATGAACTGCCCAGGCCTCCGGCGAATGTAGCCAGCATCCGTCCTGGTTTGGTTGGATATTCTGGTCCTTTGGTTTCAAGGCGGCAGATGCCTAATGCACCAACCCGTGTCTCACCGCCATCACATAAAGCATCGCCACTTCCACGGCCACCTGCTGCCATGACCCGCAGTTATTCAATACCTTCAAATAGTCAACGAACTCCTATTATTACTGTGAATAAATTGTTGGAGTCTAGACATAGCAGGGAGAGCAGTGAAGTATCCTCGTCCCCACTAACACCTATATCACTGGCAGATGTTTCCCGCAGACCAACAGCAGAAATAACTGTAGACAACGAAAGGACGAAGG AATCCTTGTGA